One Methylobacterium oryzae DNA window includes the following coding sequences:
- the rlmN gene encoding 23S rRNA (adenine(2503)-C(2))-methyltransferase RlmN translates to MATPSLDSARAADAAIEKAPDLLPEALPGRRPSLVGLTRDALKAQLIGMGVPERESRMRAGQVWHWVNFRGASDFAEMTNVGKALKAQLAEHFTLERPEVASRQVSRDGTRKWLLRMAPTNRQEHNRGAEIECVYIPGPDRGTLCVSSQVGCTLTCSFCHTGTQRLVRNLSAAEIVQQLVTARDELGDWPGQMPSRDAGGSGEVGRLVTNIVFMGMGEPLYNLDAVVDAVGVMSDQEGLALSRRRITVSTSGVVPQIPRLGEQANAMLAISLHAVRDDLRDDLVPLNRKYPIAELLAACRAYPGLSNARRITFEYVMLKGVNDSDADARELVRLLKGIPAKINLIPFNPWPGSRYECSDWDRIERFSEIVFNAGYASPVRTPRGRDILAACGQLKSETEKLRARARLMQEEGIGVESFYAGADD, encoded by the coding sequence ATGGCGACGCCGTCGCTCGACAGCGCCCGCGCGGCCGATGCCGCGATCGAGAAGGCGCCGGATCTCCTCCCCGAGGCGCTGCCCGGCCGCCGCCCCTCGCTGGTCGGCCTGACCCGCGACGCCCTCAAGGCACAGCTCATCGGCATGGGCGTGCCCGAGCGCGAGAGCCGGATGCGCGCCGGCCAGGTCTGGCACTGGGTCAATTTCCGCGGGGCGTCCGACTTCGCCGAGATGACCAACGTCGGCAAGGCGCTGAAGGCGCAGCTCGCCGAGCACTTCACCCTAGAGCGGCCGGAGGTGGCGAGCCGGCAGGTCTCGCGCGACGGCACCCGCAAGTGGCTCCTGCGCATGGCGCCGACCAACCGGCAGGAGCACAACCGCGGCGCCGAGATCGAGTGCGTCTACATTCCGGGGCCCGACCGCGGCACGCTTTGCGTGTCCTCCCAGGTCGGCTGCACGCTGACCTGCTCGTTCTGCCACACCGGCACGCAGCGCCTCGTGCGCAACCTCTCGGCGGCCGAGATCGTGCAGCAGCTCGTCACCGCCCGGGACGAGCTCGGCGACTGGCCCGGCCAGATGCCAAGCCGCGACGCCGGCGGCTCCGGCGAGGTCGGCCGGCTCGTGACCAACATCGTGTTCATGGGCATGGGCGAGCCCCTCTACAACCTCGACGCCGTGGTCGACGCTGTCGGGGTGATGTCGGACCAGGAGGGGCTCGCCCTGTCCCGCCGCCGGATCACGGTCTCGACGTCGGGGGTCGTGCCGCAGATCCCGCGGCTCGGCGAGCAGGCCAACGCCATGCTGGCGATCTCGCTCCACGCCGTGCGCGACGACCTGCGCGACGACCTGGTGCCGCTCAACCGGAAATACCCGATCGCCGAGCTGCTCGCGGCCTGCCGGGCCTATCCGGGCCTGAGCAACGCCCGCCGGATCACCTTCGAGTACGTGATGCTGAAGGGCGTCAACGATTCGGACGCGGACGCGCGGGAGCTGGTCCGCCTGCTCAAGGGCATCCCGGCCAAGATCAACCTGATCCCGTTCAACCCCTGGCCGGGCAGCCGCTACGAGTGCTCGGACTGGGACCGGATCGAGCGCTTCTCCGAGATCGTGTTCAACGCCGGCTACGCCTCGCCGGTCCGCACGCCCCGGGGCCGGGACATCCTGGCGGCCTGCGGACAGCTCAAGAGCGAGACCGAGAAGCTGCGCGCTCGCGCCCGGCTGATGCAGGAGGAAGGCATCGGCGTGGAGAGTTTTTACGCCGGCGCCGACGACTGA
- a CDS encoding mechanosensitive ion channel family protein yields MPDLDALAGSAARALAYLPWWAESLILIVACCAVVMPLHGIVYRAMKRAVATKSLFWRSLVSRTRGPSRLGLIVVAISLASTTVHLSWEVRIALNQILLVAFVTLTGWCCATALHIATVIYLRRFKLDAEDNLLARKHFTQMRILERAGVTLVALVTLSVALMTFEPVRQYGVSLLASAGAAGLVLGLAMQPVLSNLVAGIQIAITQPIRIEDAIIVENEWGWVEEITATYVVVRLWDWRRLVLPLTYFIQKPFQNWTRDGASLIGSVFVYVDHRAPVAAMREKLAEIAGATPLWDGKVVNLQVSDAKEATIEIRMLVSARNAPQAWDLRCVVREAMITWLQAEHPEALPRHRTEWVGAAEMPLRRAEERRFAA; encoded by the coding sequence ATGCCGGACCTCGACGCGCTCGCCGGCTCCGCAGCCCGCGCGCTGGCCTACCTGCCGTGGTGGGCCGAGAGCCTGATCCTCATCGTCGCCTGCTGCGCCGTGGTGATGCCCCTGCACGGGATCGTCTACCGGGCGATGAAGCGGGCGGTCGCGACCAAGAGCCTGTTCTGGCGCTCGCTGGTGTCGCGTACCCGCGGGCCGAGCCGCCTCGGCCTGATCGTGGTGGCGATCAGCCTCGCCTCGACCACCGTGCACCTGTCCTGGGAGGTGCGGATCGCCCTCAACCAGATCCTGCTGGTGGCCTTCGTGACGCTGACCGGCTGGTGCTGCGCCACGGCGCTGCACATCGCCACGGTGATCTACCTGCGGCGGTTCAAGCTCGACGCCGAGGACAACCTCCTGGCGCGCAAGCACTTCACGCAGATGCGCATCCTGGAGCGGGCCGGCGTGACGCTGGTGGCGCTCGTCACCCTGTCTGTGGCGCTGATGACCTTCGAGCCGGTGCGCCAGTACGGCGTCAGCCTGCTCGCCTCGGCGGGCGCGGCGGGCCTCGTCCTCGGTCTCGCCATGCAGCCGGTCCTGTCGAACCTCGTGGCCGGTATCCAGATCGCCATCACCCAGCCGATCCGGATCGAGGACGCGATCATCGTCGAGAACGAGTGGGGCTGGGTCGAGGAGATCACCGCGACCTACGTGGTGGTCCGCCTCTGGGACTGGCGCCGGCTGGTCCTGCCGCTGACCTACTTCATCCAGAAGCCGTTCCAGAACTGGACCCGCGACGGCGCCTCGCTGATCGGCAGCGTGTTCGTCTACGTCGACCACCGGGCGCCGGTCGCGGCGATGCGCGAGAAGCTCGCCGAGATCGCCGGGGCCACGCCCCTGTGGGACGGCAAGGTGGTCAACCTTCAGGTCTCGGACGCGAAGGAAGCGACGATCGAGATCCGGATGCTGGTCAGCGCCCGCAACGCGCCCCAGGCCTGGGACCTGCGCTGCGTGGTCCGCGAGGCGATGATCACGTGGCTCCAGGCCGAGCACCCCGAGGCCCTGCCGCGGCACCGCACGGAATGGGTCGGGGCCGCGGAGATGCCGCTTCGCCGTGCGGAGGAGCGGCGGTTTGCGGCGTGA
- a CDS encoding alpha-2-macroglobulin family protein: MARLGRLAGALALLGGITSNPALAQTAPALSPPAARTAPRPATAVAAPFTRTFVRADLASAAVRLETALKAEAGGPLRPAGQSRAAGLALLAADKPDEALAPLTAAVAADPADARNWQAYARGAAAALGALEDNDYQGRSRLRGRVTAAAYRAYERAGTAADAAAALAALGAAEAEQESWRPALDAYAASLALAETGSVRETYETVRAQHGFRILDYKVDSDAAAPRACFTFSEAIRPKTDYAPFVAVSGSSAAAVTGEGSQVCVDGLKHGGRYAIVVRQGLPSAVGESLLKAADYEIYVRDRAPQVRFTGRNYVLPRTGQAGVPLVSVNAPKLDVEVLRIGDRGLLPTLRSEDFLGQLSGSTARTIASEKGQRVWKGTLDTAKAELNQEAVTAFPVLQAVGKLEPGLYVMLARPSGTAAADEEYDTQATQWFVVSDLGLTATKGRDGVTVVLRSLASAQVMPGAEIRLVARNNEVLGTRTTDAQGHVAFDPGLARGEGGLAPSLVVAQAGGDYGFLDLNLGAFDLTDRGVKGRPETGGLDAYLFPERGVYRTGETVQLTALLRDPRGAAVPDLPLTLVVKRPDGVEYRRVSVPDQGLGGRALPLPLLSGAMHGTWRVSAYTDPKAPAIGETSFLVEDYVPERLEVTLKARQVALNRGEAAQVDVAARYLYGAPGSDLDVSGSVTVQAAATSGIKGLETYSIGLDDEAVEPTTQELQDHATTNAQGGATVTVPVPQVAAPRALEAKITLAVGEPGGRALSRSLTLPILPASPVLALRKGFTDLKEGGIAGFDVVFARPDGALLARPGVSWTLSRIDSSYQWYRADGRWSFEAVKSARRVASGTVDLTAAGPSRIEAPVGLGRYRLEVSTAGAPEAGASLGFEVGWGGSETAEAPDLLDLTLDKAAYAAGDTLRAKLSPKFKGQASLMVVSDRVHQTLEVSVPEGGTTVSIPVKAEWGAGAYLVATAYRPLDQAAKRLPGRALGLAWFSVDRERRSLGVALKAPERARPRQDLTLPVQLTGLKAGEPARITVALIDVGILNLTRYAAPDPTQYFLGQRALGPEVRDLYGYLIDGMQGSAGAIRSGGDAGGGELADSPPTQAPLALYSGVVTVGSDGAASVTFPIPAFNGTGRVMVTAWSGDRVGQAQADVIIRDPVVLSATLPRFLDTGDRSRLFVALDNVEGQAGEYTVDLSPTGPVVVGASALRQTLRLEAGAKGQFAIPLTAAGPGTARLDLALSGPGLPAALNQSFALGISPGTGALLRRSVRSLDPGANLTLTSDLLADLQPGTGSVSLSATALPGVDVAALLRALDRYPYGCSEQVVSRAMPLLYVNKLAALEKLAIDAGADERVRESIERLLARQDSSGDFGLWSAQGSSDLWLDAYVTDFLTRARERGFAVPQKAFTQALDYLRNAVANATEVRNGGADLAYAAYVLARNGRPVMGDLRYLADTKIGDFSSALGRAQLAAALALLGDRGRAAKTMEAALTVLRAERDKGVYRADYGSRLRDGAGLITLAAESGLAQGALGPAASVLGEEQQSERSTSTQENAWLVLAAESLSNEAGALSFTLDGAPQTGLLARVYREAALADRGVQLTNTGRAPVQVAVTVNGSPLVPEPAAQQGYTIERSFRRLDGSVVDPASGLRQNDRLVVVLKVTEAKAEAARLLLVDPLPAGLEIDNPKLLDADALQGLAFAKSDVQPVHTEFRDDRFVAAYDRDPSQSAFFTVAYTVRAVSPGTYVHPGATVEDMYRPARFGRTASGSVTVGAAK, from the coding sequence ATGGCGCGGCTCGGACGGCTCGCGGGTGCCCTGGCGCTCCTCGGAGGGATCACCAGCAATCCGGCCCTCGCCCAGACCGCGCCAGCCCTGTCCCCACCTGCGGCCCGCACCGCGCCCCGCCCGGCGACGGCCGTCGCCGCGCCGTTCACCAGGACCTTCGTCCGGGCCGACCTCGCCAGCGCGGCGGTCCGCCTGGAGACCGCGCTGAAGGCGGAGGCCGGGGGCCCGCTGCGGCCCGCCGGCCAGTCCCGCGCGGCCGGGCTGGCCCTGCTCGCCGCCGACAAGCCCGACGAGGCGCTGGCGCCTTTGACCGCCGCGGTGGCGGCCGATCCCGCCGACGCGCGCAACTGGCAGGCCTATGCCCGGGGGGCCGCGGCGGCCCTGGGTGCCCTCGAGGACAACGACTACCAGGGCCGGTCGCGCCTGCGCGGGCGGGTGACGGCCGCCGCCTACCGCGCCTACGAGCGCGCCGGCACGGCGGCCGACGCCGCGGCCGCGCTGGCGGCGCTCGGCGCCGCCGAGGCCGAGCAGGAATCCTGGCGCCCGGCGCTCGACGCCTACGCGGCGAGCCTCGCCCTGGCCGAGACCGGTTCGGTCCGGGAGACCTACGAGACCGTGCGGGCGCAGCACGGCTTCCGCATCCTCGACTACAAGGTCGATTCCGACGCGGCCGCTCCCCGGGCCTGCTTCACCTTCTCGGAGGCGATCCGCCCCAAGACCGACTACGCCCCCTTCGTGGCCGTCTCCGGCAGCAGCGCGGCCGCCGTGACCGGGGAGGGCTCCCAGGTCTGCGTCGACGGGCTCAAGCACGGCGGCCGCTACGCCATCGTGGTCCGCCAGGGCCTGCCCTCCGCGGTCGGCGAGAGCCTGCTCAAGGCCGCCGATTACGAGATCTACGTCCGCGACCGCGCCCCGCAGGTGCGCTTCACCGGGCGCAACTACGTCCTGCCCCGGACCGGCCAGGCGGGCGTGCCCCTGGTCTCGGTGAACGCGCCCAAGCTCGACGTCGAGGTGCTGCGGATCGGCGATCGCGGCCTGCTGCCGACCCTGCGGTCGGAGGATTTCCTGGGCCAGCTCAGCGGGTCCACCGCCCGGACGATCGCGTCCGAGAAGGGTCAGCGCGTCTGGAAGGGCACCCTCGACACCGCCAAGGCCGAGCTGAACCAGGAGGCCGTCACCGCCTTCCCGGTCCTCCAGGCCGTGGGCAAGCTCGAGCCCGGCCTCTACGTGATGCTGGCCCGCCCCTCCGGCACGGCCGCCGCCGACGAGGAGTACGACACCCAGGCGACCCAGTGGTTCGTGGTCTCCGACCTGGGGCTCACCGCCACCAAGGGCCGGGACGGGGTCACCGTGGTCCTGCGCTCGCTCGCCTCCGCGCAGGTGATGCCGGGCGCCGAGATCCGGCTGGTTGCCCGCAACAACGAGGTGCTGGGCACCCGGACCACGGACGCGCAGGGCCACGTCGCCTTCGATCCCGGGCTCGCCCGCGGGGAGGGCGGCCTGGCGCCGAGCCTCGTGGTCGCCCAGGCGGGCGGCGATTACGGCTTCCTCGACCTCAACCTCGGCGCCTTCGACCTCACCGACCGCGGCGTGAAGGGACGGCCCGAGACCGGCGGCCTCGACGCCTACCTGTTCCCGGAGCGCGGGGTCTACCGCACGGGCGAGACCGTCCAGCTCACCGCCCTGCTGCGCGACCCCCGCGGCGCCGCCGTGCCGGACCTGCCGCTGACCCTGGTGGTCAAGCGGCCGGACGGCGTCGAGTACCGGCGCGTCTCGGTGCCCGACCAGGGGCTTGGCGGCCGGGCCCTGCCGCTGCCGCTCCTGTCGGGGGCGATGCACGGCACGTGGCGGGTCTCCGCCTACACGGACCCGAAGGCGCCCGCGATCGGCGAGACCAGCTTCCTCGTGGAGGATTACGTCCCCGAGCGGCTGGAGGTGACCCTCAAGGCCCGGCAGGTGGCCCTGAACCGGGGTGAGGCCGCCCAGGTCGACGTCGCCGCCCGCTACCTCTACGGCGCCCCGGGCTCCGATCTCGACGTGTCGGGCAGCGTGACCGTGCAGGCGGCGGCCACCAGCGGCATCAAGGGACTGGAGACTTATTCCATCGGTCTCGACGACGAGGCCGTGGAGCCGACGACCCAGGAGTTGCAAGACCACGCCACCACGAACGCGCAGGGCGGTGCCACCGTCACGGTGCCGGTGCCCCAGGTCGCGGCGCCGCGGGCGCTGGAGGCGAAGATCACGCTGGCGGTCGGCGAGCCCGGCGGCCGGGCGCTGTCGCGCAGCCTGACCCTGCCGATCCTCCCGGCGAGCCCGGTCCTCGCCCTGCGCAAGGGCTTCACCGACCTCAAGGAGGGCGGGATCGCGGGCTTCGACGTGGTGTTCGCGCGCCCCGACGGGGCGCTCCTGGCCCGGCCGGGCGTGAGCTGGACCCTGTCGCGGATCGACTCCTCCTACCAGTGGTACCGGGCGGACGGGCGCTGGTCGTTCGAGGCGGTCAAGTCCGCGCGGCGCGTCGCCAGCGGCACCGTCGACCTCACGGCCGCCGGCCCGAGCCGGATCGAGGCGCCGGTCGGCCTCGGCCGCTACCGGCTGGAGGTCTCGACCGCGGGCGCCCCGGAGGCGGGTGCGAGCCTCGGCTTCGAGGTGGGCTGGGGCGGCTCCGAGACCGCAGAGGCGCCGGACCTCCTCGACCTGACCCTCGATAAGGCCGCCTACGCGGCCGGCGACACGCTGCGGGCCAAGCTCAGCCCGAAGTTCAAGGGTCAGGCCAGCCTGATGGTCGTCAGCGACCGCGTGCACCAGACCCTGGAAGTCAGCGTGCCGGAGGGCGGCACAACAGTCAGCATTCCGGTGAAGGCCGAGTGGGGCGCCGGCGCCTACCTGGTGGCCACCGCCTACCGGCCCCTCGACCAAGCGGCCAAGCGCCTGCCCGGCCGGGCGCTGGGCCTGGCGTGGTTCTCGGTCGACCGGGAGCGGCGCAGCCTCGGGGTCGCCCTGAAGGCGCCGGAGCGGGCGCGCCCGCGCCAGGACCTGACCCTGCCGGTCCAACTCACCGGGCTGAAGGCCGGCGAGCCGGCGCGGATCACCGTGGCGCTGATCGATGTCGGCATCCTCAACCTGACCCGCTACGCGGCGCCGGACCCGACCCAGTACTTCCTCGGCCAGCGGGCGCTCGGGCCGGAGGTCCGCGACCTCTACGGCTACCTGATCGACGGCATGCAGGGCTCGGCCGGGGCGATCCGCTCCGGCGGCGACGCGGGCGGCGGCGAACTGGCCGATTCCCCGCCGACCCAGGCGCCGCTGGCGCTCTACTCCGGCGTGGTGACCGTGGGGTCGGACGGCGCGGCCAGCGTCACCTTCCCGATCCCGGCCTTCAACGGCACCGGCCGCGTCATGGTCACCGCCTGGAGCGGCGACCGGGTCGGGCAGGCCCAGGCCGACGTGATCATCCGCGATCCGGTCGTGCTCAGCGCCACGCTCCCGCGCTTCCTCGACACCGGCGACCGCTCGCGCCTGTTCGTGGCCCTCGACAACGTCGAGGGGCAGGCGGGCGAGTACACGGTTGACCTGAGCCCGACCGGCCCTGTGGTGGTCGGCGCGAGCGCGTTGCGCCAGACGCTGCGGCTGGAGGCCGGCGCCAAGGGACAGTTCGCGATCCCGCTCACCGCCGCCGGACCGGGCACGGCCCGCCTCGACCTCGCCCTGTCGGGGCCCGGCCTTCCGGCCGCCCTGAACCAGAGCTTCGCACTGGGGATCTCGCCGGGGACCGGCGCCCTGCTGCGCCGCTCGGTGCGCAGCCTCGACCCGGGGGCGAACCTGACGCTGACGTCGGACCTCCTCGCCGACCTGCAGCCGGGCACCGGCAGCGTCTCGCTCTCGGCCACGGCCCTGCCGGGGGTCGACGTGGCGGCCCTGCTCCGGGCGCTCGACCGCTATCCCTACGGCTGCTCCGAGCAGGTGGTGAGCCGGGCGATGCCGCTGCTCTATGTCAACAAGCTCGCGGCCCTGGAGAAGCTCGCCATCGACGCGGGCGCGGACGAAAGGGTGCGCGAATCGATCGAGCGCCTGCTCGCCCGCCAGGATTCGAGCGGCGATTTCGGCCTGTGGTCGGCGCAGGGGTCGAGCGACCTCTGGCTCGACGCCTACGTGACCGACTTCCTGACCCGCGCCCGCGAGCGCGGCTTCGCGGTGCCGCAGAAGGCCTTCACCCAGGCCCTCGACTACCTGCGCAACGCGGTGGCCAACGCCACCGAGGTGCGCAACGGCGGCGCCGACCTCGCCTACGCGGCCTACGTGCTCGCCCGGAACGGCCGGCCGGTGATGGGCGACCTGCGCTACCTCGCCGACACCAAGATCGGGGACTTCTCCTCCGCCCTCGGGCGCGCGCAGCTCGCCGCCGCCCTGGCCCTGCTCGGCGACCGCGGCCGGGCCGCCAAGACCATGGAAGCGGCGCTCACGGTCCTGCGCGCCGAGCGCGACAAGGGTGTCTACCGCGCCGATTACGGCTCCCGCCTGCGCGACGGGGCCGGGCTGATCACGCTCGCCGCCGAGAGCGGGCTGGCGCAGGGGGCGCTGGGCCCTGCGGCTTCCGTGCTCGGCGAGGAGCAGCAATCCGAGCGCTCGACGAGCACGCAGGAGAATGCTTGGCTGGTGCTCGCCGCCGAGAGCCTGTCGAACGAGGCGGGCGCCCTCTCGTTCACACTGGACGGCGCCCCGCAGACCGGCCTGCTGGCCCGGGTCTATCGGGAGGCGGCCCTGGCCGACCGGGGCGTTCAGCTCACCAATACCGGCCGCGCGCCTGTGCAGGTGGCCGTGACCGTCAACGGCAGCCCCCTGGTGCCGGAGCCGGCGGCGCAGCAGGGCTACACGATCGAGCGCAGCTTCCGCCGCCTCGACGGCAGCGTCGTCGATCCGGCGAGCGGCCTGCGCCAGAACGACAGGCTGGTGGTGGTGCTCAAGGTCACCGAGGCCAAGGCGGAGGCGGCGCGGCTCCTCTTGGTCGACCCGCTGCCGGCGGGGCTGGAGATCGACAATCCGAAGCTCCTCGACGCCGACGCCCTCCAGGGGCTCGCCTTCGCCAAGTCCGACGTGCAGCCGGTCCACACCGAGTTCCGGGACGACCGCTTCGTAGCCGCCTACGACCGCGACCCGAGCCAGTCGGCCTTCTTCACGGTGGCCTACACGGTGCGGGCGGTCTCGCCCGGCACCTACGTCCATCCGGGCGCCACCGTGGAGGACATGTACCGGCCGGCGCGGTTCGGCCGGACCGCCTCGGGCAGCGTGACGGTCGGGGCGGCGAAGTAG
- a CDS encoding antibiotic biosynthesis monooxygenase family protein — MILEIAQIEIKPGLEAEFEKGIAEASAIFKQAKGCRHFEVRRSIEHPQRYRLLIHWDTLEAHTKDFTGSQPWQDYRALVSHCFAGPVAVEHAEQVLKAF, encoded by the coding sequence ATGATCCTCGAAATCGCGCAGATCGAGATCAAGCCCGGCCTCGAGGCCGAGTTCGAGAAGGGCATCGCCGAGGCCTCGGCGATCTTCAAGCAGGCCAAGGGCTGCCGGCACTTCGAGGTCCGGCGCTCGATCGAGCATCCGCAGCGCTACCGCCTGCTGATCCACTGGGACACGCTGGAGGCCCACACCAAGGACTTCACCGGCTCGCAGCCCTGGCAGGATTACCGCGCCCTGGTCTCCCACTGCTTCGCCGGCCCCGTCGCCGTCGAGCATGCCGAGCAGGTGCTGAAGGCGTTCTGA
- a CDS encoding DNA-directed RNA polymerase sigma-70 factor: MATLKEFEEALREHGMNMALALLERLRERDRATRTVKPARRLTGQKMTPELARAILDLHATTGMTQQEIAFKVGVNQGRVNEVIKRGKWLSDDPNAPEAVARDKAVARMRGDPKPRKAAAARPASGRAKERKAAPPKARNQGQLALGDL, from the coding sequence ATGGCGACCCTGAAGGAATTCGAGGAGGCCCTGCGCGAGCACGGCATGAACATGGCGCTGGCGCTGCTGGAGCGCCTGCGCGAACGCGACCGCGCCACCCGGACGGTGAAGCCCGCCCGGCGGCTGACCGGACAGAAGATGACCCCGGAACTCGCCCGGGCGATCCTGGACCTGCACGCCACGACGGGCATGACCCAGCAGGAGATCGCCTTCAAGGTCGGGGTCAACCAGGGCCGCGTGAACGAGGTGATCAAGCGCGGCAAGTGGCTGAGCGACGACCCGAACGCCCCGGAGGCCGTGGCCCGCGACAAGGCGGTGGCCCGGATGCGCGGCGACCCGAAGCCCAGGAAGGCGGCCGCCGCGCGCCCCGCCTCCGGGCGGGCCAAGGAGCGCAAGGCCGCGCCGCCGAAGGCGCGCAACCAGGGTCAGCTGGCTCTGGGGGATCTCTGA
- a CDS encoding GNAT family N-acetyltransferase, with protein sequence MVANLARGAYSALGAGWHRGVQWGVGAPIAKLRRRSVPLPGVEGVGGIDDVLSAERAIRLPEPFEGRSLGRIGSLEVRLATRKSEIRRAQRLRYKVFYEEMSAVPSGLAVLSRRDVDGYDAVCDHLLVLDHAAPRRKKPFVEPRPKVVGTYRLLRGEVAERHTGFYSESEYDLAPLLAAQGHRRLLELGRSCVLKPYRSKRTVELLWQGIYAYVLHHRIDALIGCASLEGTDPDRLALPLAFLHHHARAPEGWRARALPERAVAMDRMPREAVDAKAALQALPPLIKGYLRLGATFGDGAVIDRQFGTTDVFVALPVEVIGARYRGHFAPAG encoded by the coding sequence ATGGTCGCCAATCTCGCCCGCGGAGCCTACAGCGCGCTCGGAGCCGGCTGGCACAGGGGCGTGCAGTGGGGCGTCGGCGCGCCGATCGCCAAGCTGCGCCGCCGGTCGGTCCCGCTGCCGGGCGTCGAGGGCGTGGGCGGAATCGACGACGTGCTCTCGGCCGAGCGGGCGATCCGCCTGCCCGAGCCGTTCGAGGGCCGCAGCCTCGGCCGCATCGGCAGCCTCGAGGTCCGGCTGGCGACGCGGAAATCGGAGATCCGGCGGGCCCAGCGGCTGCGCTACAAGGTCTTCTACGAGGAGATGTCGGCGGTGCCCTCCGGGCTCGCCGTCCTGTCCCGGCGCGACGTCGACGGCTACGACGCGGTCTGCGACCACCTCCTCGTCCTCGACCACGCGGCGCCGCGGCGGAAGAAGCCCTTCGTCGAGCCGCGCCCGAAGGTCGTCGGCACCTACCGGCTGCTGCGCGGCGAGGTGGCCGAGCGGCATACCGGCTTCTACTCGGAGAGCGAGTACGACCTCGCGCCGCTTCTCGCCGCGCAGGGGCATCGGCGGCTCCTCGAGCTCGGCCGCTCCTGCGTGCTCAAGCCCTACCGGAGCAAGCGGACCGTCGAGCTGCTGTGGCAGGGGATCTACGCCTACGTCCTGCACCACCGGATCGACGCGCTGATCGGCTGCGCGAGCCTGGAGGGCACCGACCCGGACCGGCTGGCCTTGCCGCTCGCCTTCCTGCACCACCACGCCCGCGCGCCGGAGGGCTGGCGGGCCCGGGCGCTGCCGGAGCGGGCGGTGGCGATGGACCGGATGCCGCGCGAGGCGGTGGACGCCAAGGCGGCCCTGCAGGCGCTGCCGCCCCTGATCAAGGGCTACCTGCGCCTCGGCGCCACCTTCGGCGACGGCGCGGTGATCGACCGCCAGTTCGGAACGACGGACGTGTTCGTCGCGCTGCCGGTCGAGGTGATCGGGGCGCGCTACCGGGGACATTTCGCGCCGGCCGGGTGA
- a CDS encoding Hsp20 family protein, with amino-acid sequence MRQFDLAPLYRSTVGFDRLFSALDQFASAEAAPTYPPYNIERTGENAYRITVAVAGFTESDLSIEVRENALTLKGERKAEGRAEFLHQGIAARAFERRFQLADHVQVTGAALENGLLHIDLVREVPEAKKPRRIEIASAARPSAPVIEGAVRKDAVQQAA; translated from the coding sequence ATGCGTCAGTTCGATCTCGCTCCCCTGTACCGCTCCACCGTCGGCTTCGACCGCCTGTTCTCCGCCCTCGACCAGTTCGCGAGCGCCGAGGCGGCCCCGACCTACCCGCCCTACAACATCGAGCGGACCGGCGAGAACGCCTACCGCATCACCGTCGCGGTCGCCGGCTTCACCGAGTCCGACCTGTCGATCGAGGTGCGGGAGAACGCTCTCACGCTGAAGGGCGAGCGCAAGGCCGAGGGCAGGGCGGAGTTCCTGCACCAGGGCATCGCGGCCCGCGCCTTCGAGCGGCGGTTCCAGCTCGCCGACCACGTCCAGGTGACGGGTGCGGCGCTCGAGAACGGCCTCCTCCACATCGACCTCGTCCGCGAGGTTCCGGAGGCGAAGAAGCCCCGTCGCATCGAGATCGCCTCGGCGGCGCGCCCCAGCGCCCCGGTGATCGAGGGCGCCGTCCGCAAGGACGCGGTCCAGCAGGCCGCCTGA